DNA from Petropleomorpha daqingensis:
TCCGCGTGGAGGGCCCTCAGGTCGAGGAACGGGACGGTGGTCGACGTGGTGGTCACCCGGCCGCTCCGTCGGCCACGGCCCGGGCCGCGAGGAACCCGTCGTACTCGCGGTGGTAGTCCGCCTCCTCGTAGGGCTGCGAGGCGAGGACGAGGCACACGCTGCCGGAGGAGAAGTTGCCGAGCTCGCGCCAGGTCAGCCGCGGCACGTACAGGCCGTAGTAGGACCGGTTCAGGTGGAAGCGCGCCGTCTCGGTGCCGTCGTCGACGATGACGTCGAAGCTGCCGGCCGCCGCGATGATCAGCTGCTCGAGCTGCTGGTGCGCGTGCCCGCCGCGGGACTCGCCGCCCGGCACGTCGTACAGGTAGTAGACCCGCGCCACGTCGAACGGGATCTGCGAGCCGCCCTCGATGAAGGTCAGGTTGCCGCGAGGATCGGTGATGCGCGGGAGGTCCACGATGCGGCAGCCGGCGCCGTTGCCCTCAGGCGCGGGGTTCCAGTCGGTCACGCGGCGTCCGGGGAGGCCGGACCGGCGGTCGCGCGAGGACGTGCCGGCAGGGTTGAGCTGGGTCGTCACGGGCTCAGTCATCGGCAGGGGAGAGGATCGGTGGAACCGACGGACGAGGACGGGAGCGCATCGGTGAGGCAGCTGCTGGGTGGGGGACTGCTGTTCTGCGACCCTCGGTTCCACGACCTCAACGCCGTCCCCGCAGCCGACCGGTGGCGGTACGAGCACCACCGGGAGGGCCGGCTCGTCGGCGTCCTCGACGGGGTGGTCGACGACGGCGTCCTGCTGTCCGGGCACAGCGCGCCGTTCGGCGGCCCCGATCTGGTCCGCGCCGACCCGACGGTCGACGAGCTGGTGGATCTCGTGGACGGGGCGCTGGCCGCGGCAGCGGAGGCCGGTGTGCGCACGGTGCGGTTGCGTGCCCGTCCGCCCGTGTACTCCGCCGCCGAGCCGCTGCTGGAGTACGTCCTGCTGCACCGCCGCTTCGCCGTCGAGCACTGCGACCTCAACCAGCACGTCGACCTGCAGCCGCTGCACGCCGGCGCCGACCCGTTCTCGCTGGTGCGCAAGAACAAGCGGGCGCTCCTGCGCGCCGCGCTCGCCGCCCCGCACGAGCTGGTCGAGGCGACGGGAGGCGAGGACCTCACCACGCTCCACGGCATCCTCGCCACCAACCGTGCTGCGCACGGGCGACCGGCCGGCCTGCCGCGGGACTACCTCGAGCGGGCCCGGGCCGCGTTCCCCGACCGGGTCCGGCTGCTGCTCCTGCGGGTGGAGGGGCAGCCGGTGGCCGCCGCTGTGGTCTACCGGGTGCTCGACGACGTCGACCTGCTCGTCGCCTGGGGCGACGCCGCCCACGACCTCCGGACCTCACCGATGGACCTGCTGGCCCACCTGCTGGTCACCGGGTCCGTGCAGCGGGGAGCACGGCTGCTCGACCTGGGTCCGTCCAGCGAGAAGGACGGCACACCCAACGTCGGGCTGGTCAACTTCAAGCGCAGCATCGGGGGCGTCCCCGGCACCCGGAAGGTGTTCACGCGGGCAGTCGGCTGACCGCCCGGGCTCACCGCTGCTCGGCCGGGACCTTGAACGAGTCGAAGGGGTCGCCGCCGGTCGGCTTGGCCGGGCTGCCCACGTAGACCCCGCGCGGCGGCAGGTCCTTGACGACGACGGCGCCGGCCCCGACCACGCTGTCGGCCCCGATGGTGACGCCGTCGCCGACGGAGGCGTTCACGCCCATGAAGGTCGAGCTGCCGATCCGGCAGAACCCGGACACGACCACGTGCGAGGCGATGAAGACGTGGTCCTCGATCACGGTCTGGTGGCCGATGTGGTTGCCGCTCCACAGCACGACGTCGTCGCCGACCACGACCCCGTGCTGGAGCACGTTGTTCTCGAAGATGAAGGAGTTCTCGCCGACGGTGGCGGTGCGCCAGACGAAGGCGTGCGGGCTGACGAAGGAGGCGCAGGTGTAGCCCTGCTCCTTGACCGCGCGGAACAGCCGGGCGCGGGCCCGGTTCAGCCAGGTGGAGGAGAGGGCCACGAACGTGTCGACCTGCGCCGGAGGGTGCGTGTCGGCGAGGTCCTCGAAGGCCACGAACGGCAGACCGTCGGCCTGGGACCGGCCGTCGGGGAGGTACTGCCGCTCCACGGAGAAGGCGACGACCTCGCGATCGGAGTCGACCGTGAAGTACTCGTAGGCGATGTCGGCGGTCTCGCCGGCACCCACGATGACGATCGGCTTCTTCGCGGCCATGCGGCCCTCCCCGGGGTCAGGTCTGCAGCGCAAGCGGGCGGCGCAGGACGGCCGCGCCGAACCCGTCGCGGCCGTAGCCGTTGCCGTTGTAGAGCAGGAACGTAGCGCGCGGCGTGGTCACCACGGCCGGGTAGGCGACCATCTCGGAGTCCCAGCCCGACCGGCTCACGTCGAGGCCGAGCCGTCCGTCGTGGCGGTGCCACGTCCGCCCGTCCGCGGAGTCGGCGAAGGTGAGCCGGTACGTGGTCTCCTCGGTGCCGGCGCCGAAGTACATCCGGTAGCCGCCGTCGTGCGGGACGACGTAGGGCCGGCCCACCCGGTGCTCGTCGGGCGAGGCGAGCGGGACGGCGATCTCCCCCGCGTCGGGGAAGTCCAGGCCGTCGGGGGAGTCCATCTGCCGGATGTCGTAGACCGGCAGCAGCTTGGTGCGGCCCTGCCGGAACTCGTGCCCCGCGCCGTACCAGGAGCGCCACCCGCCGGTAGTAGGCAGGATCGAGTGCACGACCCGGAACAGCCGCTCGTCGGCGGTGGTGCGCAGCAGCGGCGTCTCCCGGAGGCGGGTGAACGTCTCCGTCTCACCGGCCGGCGCCGTGGCGATCCCGGAGAAGACGCGGAACCGCTCGCCGGGTCCGCCGGGGGGCTGGTACCCGGCGTAGTACAGCCGGACCTGGCCCCCGACCCTCGCGACGGCGCACGGCACGACCCCGGCGGCGTCGAAGCTGCCCGGCGGGCCGGGCGCGAGCGCCGGCTCGGTCGCCTCGGCCAGGACCCGGGTGGGGTCCTCCGGGTCGAGGTCGACCCACCAGACGGCGCTGGCGCCGTCGGCGTCGCGGCAGCCGGTGAACACCCGGATGCGGTCGTCGAGCACCAGCGGGGTGGGTTGCAGCGCGCCGGTGCGTCCACTGGTGGCCGGTGCCGTCCAGACGAGGCCGAGCTTCTCCCACTCCATGGCGCCCGCGTCGGGGCCCGGGTCGCCCACGGCTCAGGGGTGGGTCATCGACAGGACGTCGAGCGCCTCGTCGAGCTGCTGCTCGGTGAGCTCGCCGCGATCCACGTAACCCCGCTCGAGAACCACCTGGCGGATCGTCTTCTGCTCGGCCAGCGACTGCTTGGCGACCTTCGCCGCCTCCTCGTAGCCGATGTACTTGTTCAGCGGCGTGACGATCGAGGGGGAGGACTCGGCGTACTCACGGCACTGCTCGACGTTGGCGGTGATGCCGTCGACGCAGCGGTCGGCCAGCAGCCGGCTCACGTTGGCCAGCAGCCGGATCGACTCGAGCACGTTGCGGGCCATGAGCGGCAGCGTCACGTTCAGCTCGAAGCTGCCGGTGGTGCCGGCGAAGGCGACGGCCGCGTCGTTGCCGATGACCTGCGCGGCGACCTGGACGGTCGCCTCGGGGATCACCGGGTTGACCTTGCCCGGCATGATCGAGCTGCCCGGCTGCAGGTCGGGCAGGTTGATCTCGCCGAGCCCGGTGCGGGGGCCGGAACCCATCCAGCGCAGGTCGTTGGCGATCTTCACCAGCCCGACGGCGATGGTGCGCAGCTGGCCCGAGGCCTCGACGAGCGAGTCGCGGGAGCTCTGCGCCTCGAAGTGGTCACGCGCCTCCGACAGCGGCAGGTCGAGCTCGGCGGCCAGCTTGTCGATGATCGCCGCGGCGAACCCGGGCGGGGTGTTGATGCCGGTGCCGACGGCGGTGCCGCCCAGCGGCAGCTCGCCGATCCGCGCCAGCGAGGACTGCAGCCGCTCGACGCCGTAGCGGACGGTCGCGGCGTACCCGCCGAACTCCTGGCCGAGGGTCACCGGGGTGGCGTCCATGAGGTGGGTGCGGCCGCTCTTGACCACCGTCGCGAACTCCTCGGCCTTGCGGGACAGCGAGGACTCGAGGTGCCGCAGCGCCGGGATGAGGTCGCGGACGATCGCCCGCGTCGTCGCCACGTGGATCGCCGAGGGGAAGACGTCGTTCGAGGACTGCGAGGCGTTCACGTGGTCGTTGGGGTGCACCGGCTTGCCGAGCGCCTCGGTGGCCAGCGAGGCGATGACCTCGTTGGTGTTCATGTTGCTCGACGTCCCGGAGCCGGTCTGGAAGACGTCGATGGGGAAGTGCTCGTCCCAGCTCCCCGCGGCCACCTCGCCGGCGGCGTCGGCGATCGCCTTCGCGACCTCGCCGGGGAGGACGCCGAGGTCGGTGTTCACCGCGGCCGCGGCGCCCTTGATGGCGGCCAGCGCGGCGATGAGCTCCCGCTCGATGCGGGTGCCGGAGATGGGGAAGTTCTCGACGGCCCGCTGCGTCTGCGCCCGCCACTTGGCCCAGGCCGGGACCCGGACCTCGCCCATGGAGTCGTGCTCGATGCGGAACTCCGCGCCGTCCTGGTCTGCGGGCATTGCTGCGCTCCTGCGGTGGTGTCGATGGGGATGCTGCTCCAGGAGCGACCCTAGATCCCCCGTTCGGAGGGGTCAGGGGTCGCCTCCGCGGTTCCGGTACCCGCCCGCACCTAGGCTCCGCCGGAACCCTCGCCCCGGAAGGCCCCGTCGTGACCCACCCGCCGTCGTACCCGCCCGCCGCACCGCCGCCGCCTCCCTACGGTGCCGGTCCCGGCTGGTCGGCGCCGTACTGGGGGACGCCGCCCGGGCCGTGGGGCGCGCCCCCGCCGCCGCGACGGCGCTGGACACGGAAGACCGTCGCCCTGGTCGCCGGCGGTGCGGTGCTCGTCGCCGGACTGGTCGTGCTGGTCGTCGTCGCCGGGCTCAACGTCGGCCACACCCAGGCGACCGCGCTGGCCGGCGGCGGCTTCGGGCCCGGGTTGGGGGCCGCCCCGACGACGGCGCCCCCGTCGGACCCCGCGGGTCTCGGGACCGACACCGATCTCGACGGCCTGGCCCGGCAGTGCCACGACGGCTCGATGACGGCCTGCGACGCCCTGTTCGACGGGTCGCCGTCGGGCTCGTCCTACGAGCAGTACGGCATGACCTGCGGCGGGCGGGTCAAGGCCTTCGACGTCGCGGCCTGCGCGGAGCTCGAGCCGGAGGCCACCTCGCCGCCGTCGGCGCCGCCGGTCGCGGACGACCCGGGGCTGGACGGCTACGCGCAGCGCTGCTACGACGGGCTGCTCTCGGCCTGCGACGACCTCTACTCCCTGTCGCCCCCGATGACGGAGTACGAGCGATACGGGATGACCTGCGGTGGTCGGGTCGACGTGCTGACCGCGGCCACGTGCGAGGACCTCGACGGCGACTGACCGACCGGCCTGGGGACGGATCCGGGCGACGCGCCGATCAGGTCGGAACCGGGACGCCGATTGTGCTGGTTCGGTTGCGTTGCGCCACCTAGCATCCGCACCGGCGCCCCCCGACCCGAGGAGATCGGCACATGTCACAGCCTCCGTACCCGCCTCCGGGGGGCACTGAGCCCTCGGGGCAGCAGCCCGGACAGCAGGGCTGGGGACAACCCGGGCAGCCCTCGCAGGACGAGCCGACGCAGCAGTTCGGCTCGACCGGGAGCGGCCCCGCGCAGGGCGGGGGTCAGCGCGACGACACGACGCAGTTCCCGGCGCCGGGCCAGTACCCGCCGCCCGGCCCGGGTCAGCAGCCGCAGTACGGCCAGCAGCCGCAGTACCCGCAGCAGCCGGGGTACGGGCAGCAGCCCGGGTACGGGCAGCAACCGGAGTACGGGCAGCAGCCGCAGTACGGCCAGCAGCCCGAGTACGGCCAGTACGGGCAGCAGCCGCAGTACGGCCAGCAGTCGCAGTACGGGCAGCAGCCCTACGGCCAGCCCGGCTACCCTCAGCCGGGGTACGGCCAGCAGCCGCCGAAGAGCAACAAGGGCACGATCATCGCGCTGGTCGTCGCGGGAGTGATCGTCGTCGCGGGCGTGATCGTCGGGCTGATCCTGTTCCTGAACAAGGACGACAACACCAGCCAGGCCGGCAGCACGACCTCGGCGAGCACCACCACCGAGGACGCGGCGACCACCACCGAGGACACCTCGACCAGCAGCGAGGAGACCTCCACGGAGGACACCTCGACCAGCACCGAGGAGACCGCGACCAACGGCAACATCCCACCGGCGACCATCGACCCGACCGGCCTGGGCAGCGACCCGACCTGGAACGAGCTGGCCCAGAGCTGCCACGACGGGTTGATGGCCTCCTGCGACCTGCTGTTCCTGGGCACCAAGGACGACCCGGGCCTGGCTGCCTACACCGACTACGCCGACACCTGCGCCGGCCGTCAGCCGCCGGGTTCGCAGACGTACTGCACCGACGCCTTCCCCGGCTGAGCCCCCCGGACACGGAACGGCCCGGTTCCCTTCGAGGAGCCGGGCCGTTCTCGTCTTCCGGGGAGGCCTTGTGGTCCTTAGACTCCGCCCGACCGCAGCCGGCGACGAGACCGGCGAGGGCGGCTTCCGCCGGACCAGTGGGGGGCCGCGGGTGGAACGGGAACAGTTCGGCGACTACCGCCTGGAGGCGATGCTCGGCCGGGGCGGCATGGGCGAGGTCTACCGGGCCTACGACACCCGCCACGACCGGGTCGTCGCGCTCAAGGTGCTGTCCACCGAGCTCGCGGCCGACCGCAACTACCGCGAGCGGTTCCGGCGCGAGGCGCACCTGTGCGCGCGGCTCAACGAGCCGCACATCGTGCCGATCCACCGCTACGGCGAGATCGACGGCCGGCTCTTCCTCGACATGCGGCTGGTGCCCGGTCGCGACCTCGCGCAGGTGCTCGAGGTCGAGGGCACGCTGCCGGCGCAGCGCGCGGTGTCGATCGTCGGCCAGGTGGCCCGCGCCCTGGACGCCGCGCACGCCGACGGGCTGGTGCACCGCGACGTGAAGCCGTCGAACATCCGGCTCACCGAGGAGGACGACGACTTCGCCTACCTGCTCGACTTCGGCATCGCCCGCTCGCTGACCGATGCCGACGGCCCGGCGCTGACCATGACCGGCGCCGCCCTCGGTTCGGTGGACTACATGGCCCCCGAGCGGTTCCTCGAGCAGCCGCTCGACGAGCGGGTCGACGTCTACTCGCTGGCCTGCGTCCTCTACGAGTGCCTGACCGGGCGGCGGCCGTTCGTCGGTGACGGCCTGGCGGCGCTGATGTACGCGCACCTGAAGGTCGACGCGCCGGCCCCGTCGACCATGCGCCGCGGCGTGCCCCGCGGCCTGGACGAGGTCGTCAAGAAGGGCCTGGCCAAGGACCCGGACGAGCGCTACGCCTCGGCCGGTGCGCTCGCGTCCGCGGCCCGCAAGGCGGTCAGCGTCCCGCCGTCCCGGCCGCAGGTCGTCGTCCCGCAGGCGCCGAAGACGTCGATCCTGCAGCGGCCGGTGACCAACCCGACCGGTGGCCTGCCGGCGTCCGGGGCGGGTGCCGAGCCGCCGACGTCGGCCATCCCGGCCGCCTCGCCGCGCATCCCCGCGCAGCGGAACCCGGCCGCGAGCCCGGCGACGCCGGCCCCGCCCGCCTCCCGGATCAACTTCTCCGCACCGCCGCCGCGGCCGCCGAGCGCGCCGCCGCTGGGACCGATCAGCAGTCCGCAACGAGCGGTGTCCGGGGAGCAGCGGGCGCCGGCGCCGGTCGCCTGGGTCGACGGGCCCAAGCCGATCTCCGCGCGCCCCCAGTACGACCAGCGCCCGTCGATGCGCTCCCGGCTGCCGCTGGTGCTGGTGCTCGTCGCGCTGGTCGTGGCCGGGGTCGCGGTGGCGCTGGTCCTCGTGCTCGGTTAGTCGAGGACCCGCTCGCCCTCGGCCTCGAACGGCACCGCGGAGTAGGCGCGCAGCTTGGCCAGGGAGTGCCGGCTGTCGATCATCCGGATGGTGCCCGAGCGCGAGCGCATGACCAGCGACTGCGTGGTGCACCCGCCGGCGCGGTACTGCACGCCGCGCAGCAGCTCGCCGTCGGTGATGCCGGTGGCGACGAAGAACACGTCGCCGCGGACGAGGTCGTCGAGGGTGAGCACGCGGTCGAGGTCGTGGCCGGCGTCGAGGGCCTTCTGCCGCTCGTCGTCGTCCCGGGGCCAGAGCCGGCCCTGCAGCGCCCCGCCCATGCACTTGAGGGCGCAGGCGGCGATGATGCCCTCCGGCGTGCCGCCGATGCCCAGCAGCAGGTCGACGCCGGTGCCCTCGCGGGCCGCGGCGATCGCCCCGGCGACGTCGCCGTCGGTGATGAACCTGATCCGCGCGCCGGCGTCGCGGACCTCGCCGACCAGCTGCTCGTGCCGCGGCCGGTCGAGGATGCAGACGGTGACGTCGCCGGTCGAGCAGTGCTTGGCCTTCGCGACCCGGCGGATGTTCTCGGCGACCGGCGCGGTGATGTCGATGGCGTCGGCGGCGTCGGGTCCGGTGGCGATCTTCTCCATGTAGAAGACGGCGGACGGGTCGTACATGGCGCCGCGGTCGGCCACCGCCATGACGGCGATGGCGTTGGGCATGCCCTTGGCCATCAGCGTCGTCCCGTCGATCGGGTCGACGGCGACGTCGCAGTCGGGACCGTGGCCGTCGCCGACCTGCTCGCCGTTGTAGAGCATCGGCGCCTGGTCCTTCTCGCCCTCACCGATGACGACGACGCCGTTCATGCTGACCGTGCCGATCAGCGCGCGCATCGCGTCGACGGCCGCACCGTCGCCCCCGTTCTTGTCCCCGCGGCCCACCCAGCGGCCGGCCGCCATCGCCGCGGCCTCGGTCACGCGGACCAGCTCCATGGCGAGGTTGCGATCGGGCGCGGGGCGGTCGGCCCGGAAGGCGGCCCCCGGGCTCGTGGGCAGGGAATCGTGCAGCGACACGCAGACCTCCTCGAGCGACCACCGGGTCCTGGGATCCTATGTGCATGCCCTCAGGCCCGACCGACCAGCGACCGCAACCTCCGGTGGAGGAGCAGCCCGCCCCGCCCGTGTCCGACCGCCGGTCGAAGCAGACGTTCGCGAACATGCTGCGCTCGCTGGTGCCGT
Protein-coding regions in this window:
- a CDS encoding sugar 3,4-ketoisomerase encodes the protein MTDWNPAPEGNGAGCRIVDLPRITDPRGNLTFIEGGSQIPFDVARVYYLYDVPGGESRGGHAHQQLEQLIIAAAGSFDVIVDDGTETARFHLNRSYYGLYVPRLTWRELGNFSSGSVCLVLASQPYEEADYHREYDGFLAARAVADGAAG
- a CDS encoding GNAT family N-acetyltransferase, translated to MRQLLGGGLLFCDPRFHDLNAVPAADRWRYEHHREGRLVGVLDGVVDDGVLLSGHSAPFGGPDLVRADPTVDELVDLVDGALAAAAEAGVRTVRLRARPPVYSAAEPLLEYVLLHRRFAVEHCDLNQHVDLQPLHAGADPFSLVRKNKRALLRAALAAPHELVEATGGEDLTTLHGILATNRAAHGRPAGLPRDYLERARAAFPDRVRLLLLRVEGQPVAAAVVYRVLDDVDLLVAWGDAAHDLRTSPMDLLAHLLVTGSVQRGARLLDLGPSSEKDGTPNVGLVNFKRSIGGVPGTRKVFTRAVG
- a CDS encoding acetyltransferase, which produces MAAKKPIVIVGAGETADIAYEYFTVDSDREVVAFSVERQYLPDGRSQADGLPFVAFEDLADTHPPAQVDTFVALSSTWLNRARARLFRAVKEQGYTCASFVSPHAFVWRTATVGENSFIFENNVLQHGVVVGDDVVLWSGNHIGHQTVIEDHVFIASHVVVSGFCRIGSSTFMGVNASVGDGVTIGADSVVGAGAVVVKDLPPRGVYVGSPAKPTGGDPFDSFKVPAEQR
- a CDS encoding class II fumarate hydratase, giving the protein MPADQDGAEFRIEHDSMGEVRVPAWAKWRAQTQRAVENFPISGTRIERELIAALAAIKGAAAAVNTDLGVLPGEVAKAIADAAGEVAAGSWDEHFPIDVFQTGSGTSSNMNTNEVIASLATEALGKPVHPNDHVNASQSSNDVFPSAIHVATTRAIVRDLIPALRHLESSLSRKAEEFATVVKSGRTHLMDATPVTLGQEFGGYAATVRYGVERLQSSLARIGELPLGGTAVGTGINTPPGFAAAIIDKLAAELDLPLSEARDHFEAQSSRDSLVEASGQLRTIAVGLVKIANDLRWMGSGPRTGLGEINLPDLQPGSSIMPGKVNPVIPEATVQVAAQVIGNDAAVAFAGTTGSFELNVTLPLMARNVLESIRLLANVSRLLADRCVDGITANVEQCREYAESSPSIVTPLNKYIGYEEAAKVAKQSLAEQKTIRQVVLERGYVDRGELTEQQLDEALDVLSMTHP
- a CDS encoding serine/threonine-protein kinase; amino-acid sequence: MEREQFGDYRLEAMLGRGGMGEVYRAYDTRHDRVVALKVLSTELAADRNYRERFRREAHLCARLNEPHIVPIHRYGEIDGRLFLDMRLVPGRDLAQVLEVEGTLPAQRAVSIVGQVARALDAAHADGLVHRDVKPSNIRLTEEDDDFAYLLDFGIARSLTDADGPALTMTGAALGSVDYMAPERFLEQPLDERVDVYSLACVLYECLTGRRPFVGDGLAALMYAHLKVDAPAPSTMRRGVPRGLDEVVKKGLAKDPDERYASAGALASAARKAVSVPPSRPQVVVPQAPKTSILQRPVTNPTGGLPASGAGAEPPTSAIPAASPRIPAQRNPAASPATPAPPASRINFSAPPPRPPSAPPLGPISSPQRAVSGEQRAPAPVAWVDGPKPISARPQYDQRPSMRSRLPLVLVLVALVVAGVAVALVLVLG
- the glpX gene encoding class II fructose-bisphosphatase → MSLHDSLPTSPGAAFRADRPAPDRNLAMELVRVTEAAAMAAGRWVGRGDKNGGDGAAVDAMRALIGTVSMNGVVVIGEGEKDQAPMLYNGEQVGDGHGPDCDVAVDPIDGTTLMAKGMPNAIAVMAVADRGAMYDPSAVFYMEKIATGPDAADAIDITAPVAENIRRVAKAKHCSTGDVTVCILDRPRHEQLVGEVRDAGARIRFITDGDVAGAIAAAREGTGVDLLLGIGGTPEGIIAACALKCMGGALQGRLWPRDDDERQKALDAGHDLDRVLTLDDLVRGDVFFVATGITDGELLRGVQYRAGGCTTQSLVMRSRSGTIRMIDSRHSLAKLRAYSAVPFEAEGERVLD